One Candidatus Hydrogenedentota bacterium genomic window, CAAGCACGGGATGATTCCACGTCTTACCGGAAATCGCCTTGAAGCGGCCGACCTCCGAATAGCGGTCGGGTTTTGCTTCTATCAACAGGACCTCTCCGTCTTCGCTCAAGACGAGGAGCTTGTCCATTTCGGGGAGCAACAGCATCTGGCCACCCACCTGTTTGCCCTGCCAGCGGCGCTTGCCGGTCTTTAGATCGATGCACGCAAGACGCTCACCGTCGAACCCGTAGCAATCGCCTTTATGAGCGACGCAGTCGTTGAAGTACGGTCGGAACTGCTTCGTTGACCAGACTTCCTCGGTCTTCCACGATTCCGAAGTGTGCTGGACACGAAGCAGTCGTGACCCGTATGCCCCCGTAGCTCCGTACATGACCGACTCGGAATCGACCACAAGGGGCTGAACGCAACGCGGATTCATCTTGATTTCCCACGCATTCTCCCAAAGCAGCGTTCCTGATTTCGGCTCGAACGACTGCAAACCAAAATCACTGAGCATCAGAATCTGCGGTACATCCACAATGACTGCATAGTGCGGCGAACTATAGCCGCCGCTTCCGCGTCCTGCTTGCCATGCGATGTCGCCGTTTTCGCGCCGGTATGCAAGCAGTGCTTTGCCTTCACTTTCGCCCGCAAAGACGATGACGAGATCGTCCACTACCAGCGGCGAACTT contains:
- a CDS encoding PQQ-like beta-propeller repeat protein, encoding SIGGDLKPVVSWRWSPSLAELSKSLPRVEAHGTAVLPAELTPEDWPAFRGPARDNHVSGTIATDWTNPPRELWRRSIGPAWSSFAVVGDYLFTQEQRGEEELVTCYRADSGEEVWSNSVPARYDDIMGLGPRATPTYHEGRLFTQGATGILQCLDAATGTSLWKRELVKDAGIDVPMYGFASSPLVVDDLVIVFAGESEGKALLAYRRENGDIAWQAGRGSGGYSSPHYAVIVDVPQILMLSDFGLQSFEPKSGTLLWENAWEIKMNPRCVQPLVVDSESVMYGATGAYGSRLLRVQHTSESWKTEEVWSTKQFRPYFNDCVAHKGDCYGFDGERLACIDLKTGKRRWQGKQVGGQMLLLPEMDKLLVLSEDGEVLLIEAKPDRYSEVGRFKAISGKTWNHPVLVRGRLYVRNSEEVACFALGEGAR